One Mytilus trossulus isolate FHL-02 chromosome 5, PNRI_Mtr1.1.1.hap1, whole genome shotgun sequence DNA segment encodes these proteins:
- the LOC134718412 gene encoding uncharacterized protein LOC134718412 yields MSTISNFPVSASHNSLNSCKGIIRDRSQYLGDLTVEEIGEELSSQVVTNVIRFQIKKNGNIIKLNTYLLTFRTPTPPPSITLGCFGIRVDMFIPNPIRCFTCQKFGHGSKQCRCKQRCFKCSDEGHEGTNCHSESSKCVNCGESHFSSSRDCPVYLKEKNIIKIKTERNISYPEAKQIASVSNDLLVSNRPSGESVWDLPSDIDDSSTSKSLPPSASKKVSSSSSTQSTRAPSPLRSQEKKDVQKKPGNTSSQKSSDSRSRGRGRGGVTPAARSPGDRRLSSHNRFSTLIIETEMETESVPPPERSRSQGERNKNAGKLDSIRPSFIK; encoded by the exons ATGTCTACAATATCAAACTTTCCTGTTTCTGCCTCTCATAACAGTTTGAACAGCTGTAAGGGGATCATTCGAGACAGAAGTCAATACCTTGGTGACCTTACCGTGGAAGAAATCGGTGAGGAACTTTCAAGCCAAGTTGTAACTAATGTTAttagatttcaaattaaaaagaatggaaatataatcaaattaaatacttaTCTTTTGACCTTTAGAACTCCAACTCCTCCTCCATCTATTACTTTAGGTTGCTTCGGAATCAGAGTTGACATGTTTATCCCAAACCCAATTCGATGCTTTACTTGTCAAAAGTTTGGTCATGGAAGCAAACAATGTCGTTGTAAGCAGAGATGCTTCAAGTGTTCTGACGAAGGACACGAGGGAACAAACTGTCACTCTGAATCTTCTAAATGTGTAAACTGTGGTGAATCCCATTTTTCATCGTCTAGGGACTGCCCTGTTtatcttaaagaaaaaaatattattaaaattaaaacagaaagaaacatTAGTTACCCAGAAGCTAAACAGATAGCTTCTGTTTCGAATGATCTCCTTGTTTCAAACAGACCATC CGGTGAATCTGTCTGGGATCTTCCCAGTGACATAGATGATTCTTCCACCTCCAAAAGTCTTCCTCCATCTGCATCCAAGAAGGTATCTTCTTCGTCCAGTACACAGTCTACCAGAGCCCCATCTCCTCTTCGTTCTCAAGAAAAGAAGGATGTCCAAAAGAAGCCAGGAAATACATCCTCTCAGAAGTCTTCTGATTCGAGGTCGCGGGGTAGGGGTCGAGGCGGAGTAACACCAGCTGCGCGTAGTCCTGGAGATCGACGACTCTCCTCGCACAACAGATTTTCAACACTTATCATCGAAACTGAAATGGAAACCGAAAGTGTTCCGCCACCCGAAAGATCACGATCTCAGGGTGAGCGAAATAAGAATGCTGGCAAACTCGACAGCATTCGcccttcttttattaaataa